In the genome of Xenopus laevis strain J_2021 chromosome 1S, Xenopus_laevis_v10.1, whole genome shotgun sequence, one region contains:
- the LOC121399562 gene encoding zinc finger CCHC domain-containing protein 3-like translates to MTALEGVKIAAGEEVPLFARVRNSMRIISLDPSSEERRLAYVVKIILYDLGKVKKEEILALQDYPRRGIYDVTFIEEKSFLRFLKVMEEKKNEDRLVGFKVLPHFDQEEVVLVVKTYSPVLPLKEITAVLSQYCKRLKFGGKIWNEHGLWTSKYKFSAWFLEKKMPPARVRMGKVNIDVFFSGMPVFCRKCRSYGHVADTCEACKFCGESGHEEKNCTSPKKCNFCFEAGHLYAACPVRKQKMEVVKQDVETKEEVRKVDVMERIDDETLENMDASIDIVSPERVSEKEKIGKRIVVKKKEKKQESKETEEMESQSEDSESSGGGDEESGGSDEESDEGSVEYWKKKSNVELNKYIASWPTEKKSQFGKEMGSLQKLPVPEARKRIFEFMKRYKKKKKK, encoded by the coding sequence ATGACTGCTCTGGAAGGAGTGAAGATTGCGGCTGGAGAGGAGGTCCCTTTGTTCGCAAGGGTGAGGAACTCGATGCGGATCATTTCCTTGGATCCATCGAGTGAGGAAAGGAGGTTGGCGTACGTCGTGAAGATAATTCTTTACGACCTGGGAAAGGTAAAGAAGGAGGAGATCTTGGCGTTGCAGGATTATCCCAGAAGAGGGATATATGATGTGACGTTCATTGAGGAGAAGTCTTTTCTGCGCTTCTTGAAAGTgatggaggagaagaagaacgaAGACCGTTTAGTAGGTTTCAAGGTGTTGCCACACTTTGATCAGGAAGAAGTGGTTCTGGTGGTAAAGACCTACTCACCAGTACTACCTTTGAAGGAAATTACTGCGGTGCTAAGTCAGTATTGTAAGAGGCTGAAGTTTGGAGGCAAAATCTGGAACGAACATGGTTTGTGGACATCAAAATACAAGTTCAGTGCTTGGTTTTTGGAGAAGAAAATGCCGCCAGCAAGAGTACGGATGGGAAAGGTAAATATTGACGTTTTCTTTAGTGGAATGCCTGTCTTCTGTAGGAAATGCCGAAGTTACGGGCATGTAGCTGATACATGTGAAGCATGCAAGTTTTGTGGAGAGTCGGGACATGAGGAGAAGAACTGTACAAGTCCGAAgaagtgtaatttttgttttgaagCAGGGCATTTGTATGCTGCTTGTCCAGTGAGAAAACAAAAGATGGAAGTAGTAAAACAAGATGTTGAAACGAAGGAAGAGGTGAGAAAGGTGGATGTGATGGAAAGAATAGATGATGAAACTTTGGAGAATATGGATGCTTCTATTGACATTGTGTCACCTGAAAGGGTGAGTGAAAAGGAAAAAATTGGTAAAAGAATTGTTGTGAAAAAGAAGGAGAAGAAACAGGAGAGTAAAGAGACTGAAGAGATGGAGAGTCAGTCTGAGGACTCAGAAAGTTCTGGAGGAGGTGATGAAGAAAGTGGTGGAAGTGATGAAGAAAGTGACGAAGGATCGGTGGAGTATtggaagaaaaagtcaaatgtaGAGTTAAATAAGTATATTGCATCTTGGCCGACAGAAAAGAAGAGTCAGTTTGGAAAAGAGATGGGAAGTTTGCAAAAGCTTCCGGTGCCTGAAGCAAGGAAACGGATTTTTGAGTTTatgaaaagatataaaaaaaaaaaaaaaaaatga